One Actinosynnema pretiosum DNA segment encodes these proteins:
- a CDS encoding FAD-dependent oxidoreductase, which produces MTTAVAIVGAGLGGLALARVLRVRGVEAVVYEREPGRGARGQGGMLDIHSGQAALREAGLVDGFRAIARGAGQDMRLLDADGTLLLREDTPPDAPLERPEVDRADLRDLLLDSLPEGVVRWGRAFESAADGVLRLEGGGSARYDLLVGADGANSRVRPLLTPARPEHTGQHVVELGIPDADRTHPELAAMVGRGNYWVLGDGQSLAAQRNGDGRVRLYLSFYRTPADWITTCGVPFDDPEAAKARLLELFAGWDPRSTALIGACDDLVVPRAITALPVGLTWPSRPDTTLLGDAAHLMPPAGEGANLALLDGAALGRAVAAHPGDLGAAVAEYERGMFERSAAAARQSARLQGVMAAPDAAQRVLAFFQPG; this is translated from the coding sequence ATGACCACCGCTGTCGCGATCGTCGGGGCCGGGCTGGGCGGGCTGGCGCTCGCCCGCGTGCTGCGCGTGCGCGGCGTGGAGGCCGTCGTCTACGAGCGCGAGCCGGGACGCGGGGCGCGCGGGCAGGGCGGGATGCTCGACATCCACTCCGGGCAGGCCGCGCTGCGCGAGGCGGGCCTGGTCGACGGCTTCCGCGCGATCGCGCGCGGCGCGGGCCAGGACATGCGGCTGCTGGACGCGGACGGCACCCTGCTGCTGCGGGAGGACACCCCGCCGGACGCCCCGCTGGAGCGCCCCGAGGTCGACCGCGCGGACCTGCGCGACCTGCTGCTCGACTCGCTGCCGGAGGGCGTCGTGCGCTGGGGCCGGGCGTTCGAGTCGGCGGCGGACGGCGTGCTGCGCCTGGAGGGCGGCGGCAGCGCGCGGTACGACCTGCTGGTGGGCGCGGACGGCGCGAACTCGCGGGTGCGCCCGCTGCTCACCCCGGCGCGGCCCGAGCACACCGGTCAGCACGTCGTGGAGCTGGGCATCCCCGACGCCGACCGCACCCACCCGGAGCTGGCGGCGATGGTGGGCCGGGGCAACTACTGGGTGCTGGGCGACGGGCAGTCGCTCGCGGCGCAGCGCAACGGCGACGGCCGGGTGCGCCTCTACCTGAGCTTCTACCGGACCCCGGCGGACTGGATCACCACCTGCGGCGTCCCGTTCGACGACCCGGAGGCGGCCAAGGCGCGCCTGCTGGAGCTGTTCGCGGGCTGGGACCCGAGGTCGACGGCGCTGATCGGGGCGTGCGACGACCTGGTCGTCCCCCGCGCGATCACCGCCCTGCCGGTGGGCCTGACCTGGCCGTCGCGCCCGGACACGACCCTGCTCGGCGACGCCGCCCACCTGATGCCGCCCGCGGGCGAGGGCGCGAACCTGGCCCTGCTCGACGGCGCGGCACTGGGTCGCGCGGTGGCGGCGCACCCAGGTGACCTGGGGGCGGCGGTGGCCGAGTACGAACGCGGGATGTTCGAGCGCTCCGCAGCCGCCGCGCGGCAGTCCGCGCGGCTCCAGGGGGTGATGGCGGCCCCGGACGCGGCGCAGCGGGTGCTGGCGTT